In Pseudomonas oryzihabitans, the DNA window GGGCGTGGCCCTGGGTGGTCTGCTCATCGCCTACCTGATCGCCGTCTTCGGCTCCTGGCGCACCGCCTTCTTCATCGCCGGTATCGCGACCCTGGCCATGGCCTGGCTCGCCTGGCGCTATCTCAGGGACGATCCGGCAATCCATCCGGGCGTGAATGCCGCCGAGCTCGCGCGTATCAACGAAGGCCGCAGCACCTCCGTGGCTCAGGCGGCCAAGGCCGGTGCGCAAGGGCTGGGCATCGCCCGCCGCTCCCTGGCGGGCATCCTGCTCGGTCGCGCCAGCTGGGCCATGGTGTTCTTCGGCCTGCTCACCTGGGGACCGAGCTACCTCGCCCAGGCCCGGGGATTCGATATCAAGGGCATCGGCGCTGCCACCTTCGTCATCTTCCTCTGCGGCGCGGCCGGGTCCCTGGTGGGCGGCTTCCTCTGCGACCTGCTGGTGCGCAAGGGCGTGCGTCGCGGGCTGGCGGCCAAGGGTTTGCTGTCCTGCTCCGGGCTGGTAGCGCTGCTGGCTTTTCTGCTGCTGCCGCAGTTGACCGATCCCTACGCTGCCGTGGCGCTGCTGTCGCTGACTGCCTTCTTCCTCATGTGGGGCAGCCTCTACTGGAGTTTCCCGGCGTTACTGGCGGCGCCAGCGCGAGTGGGTCTGATCGGCGGAGTGATGAATCTGGCCGGCAGTCTCGGCGGTATCGCCGTGCCCATCCTGGTCGGCCTCTTGCTGCAACATCTGGGCGGCTATCCGGCGGTACTGGGCTTCTTCGCCCTCTGCTCGGGCCTGTTCATCCTCGGCACCCTGCTGATCGCCCTGGACGAGCGGGAGGTGCAACATGGCTGAGCTCTACAGTGGTCCCATCATCGACGCTCACCATCATTTCTGGGAGCCCGAGCGCAACTTCCATCCCTGGCTGTCCGGGGCCGAGACCATTTCCTTTCGTTACGGCGACTACAGCGCCATCAAGGGCGACTACCTGCCGGAGCACTATTTCGCCGACGCCGCCGGTCACAATGTGGTCCAGACCGTCTACGTCGAGACCGAATGGGATCCGCGCGATCCCCTGGGCGAAACCCGTTACATCCACGAGCTGGCGCAGCGCCATGGCGTGCCCAATGCCGTGGTCGCCCAGGCCTGGCTGGATGCTGAAGACGCTGCCGACCTGCTGGCTGACCAGGCTGCCTTCGAGCGTGTGCGCAGCGTGAGACACAAGCCAGGCGGTCCGACTTGCCTGGCCGAGGTAGGTAGCCAGTGCACCCTGATGAGCGACGACCGCTGGCGCCGTGGCTATGCCGAACTGCAGCGCCACGGCCTGCACTTCGATCTGCAGACGCCCTGGTGGAATCTCGACGAGGCCGGACGCCTGGCCCGGGATTTTCCGGCCATCCAGTTGATCCTCAACCATACGGGGCTGCCGTCCGATCGCAGTCCTCAGGGTCTGGCCGCTTGGCGAGCGGCCCTGGCACGCCTGGCCGAGTGGCCCAACGTGGCGCTGAAGATCTCAGGGCTCGGCCTTGCAGGCCAGCCCTGGCGCGTCGAAGACAACGCCTGGATCGTCCGCGAGGCCATCGCCATCTTTGGCCCGGAGCGCGCCATGTTCGCCAGCAACTTTCCCGTCGACCGCCTGTGCGGCAGCTACGACACCATCATCGGTGGCTTCAAGCGTCTGGTCGCGGACCTGCCCGCACCGGCCCAGCGCCACCTCTTCCACGACACCGCCCAGCGCCTGTATCGCCCCGTGGCCGACGTCATTCGCCTGGACACCTATCTGAGGACCTCCGCATGAGCAATCCCACCCTTCCTCGCCTGGCCATGGTATTGGGCGATCCTGCCGGCATCGGCCCCGAATTGATCGCCCGGCTGCTAGCTGATCCCGAAGTACGTAGCCGCGCCCGCGTGGTGCTCATCGCCGACGAGGACGAAGCCCGTACGGGCATGCGCATCGCCGGCTGCGAATTTCCCTATCGGCGCATCGACAGCCTCGAGGCCCTGAATTTTCAGGACGACATACCCTTGCTGTATCCCTATCGCGGCGCTGCCGAAGGTGCCTTCGCGCGCAGTGAAGCCAGCATCGTCGGTGGCCGCTACAGCCTGGATACCCTGGCTGTCGCGCTCGACCTGACCCAGGCCGGTCATACCGACGCCATTCTCTTCGGCCCGCTGAACAAGACCTCCCTGCACCTGGCGGGTATGGGCCACAACGATGAGCTGCATTGGTTCGCCGAGCACCTGAGATACCAGGGACCGTTCTGCGAATTCAATGTGCTGGATGATCTCTGGACCTCGCGCGTGACCTCCCATGTCGCGCTCAAGGAGGTTCCCGGCCTGCTCAGCCAGGAAAGAGTGATCGAGGCCATCCAGCTGATCGACAACGAACTCAAGCGCAGCGGTCTGGCTCGGCCACGCATCGGCGTTTGCGGACTCAATCCGCACAATGGCGACAACGGCAGCTTCGGTCGCGAAGAGCTGGACCTGATCGGCCCGGCGGTGGAACGCGCCAAGGCGCTGGGTATCGCTGCCGACGGTCCCTATCCGGCCGACACCATCTTTCTCAAGGTTCAGGGCGATGCTCGCGCCTTCGACGCCGTGGTGACCATGTACCACGACCAGGGCCAGATCGCGATCAAGCTCATGGGCTTCTCGCGTGGCGTCACGGTGCAGGGTGGCCTGCCCATTCCCATCGCGACCCCCGCCCACGGGACGGCCTTCGACATCGCCGGCCAGGGGCGCGCCAACGTCGGCGCCACGCGCCAGGCCTTCGAGATCGCCTGTCGCCTGGGTAGCTCCCGCTACTGAGTTATACCGAGGCGCTCAAAGGCGCTTTCCGAATTCGCCGAACCGGCTTGAAGCGCCGGCAGGCCTCGCTCATCCCCGGAAAAGGAACCGCACCATGAAAATTACCAGCGTCCGTACCCGCGTCTTCGAATGGAAAGGCAAGGTCGTCCCGCCCCAGGCGCACTTCTGCACCAATGCCACTGACATCCTTTATGAGCGCGGCGACGCCATGGGCTCTTTCCGCTTCCATGGCTGGTTGGTCGTGGAAATAGAGACCGACAGCGGCCTGGTCGGCCTGGGCAACTGCGCCCTCGCCCCACGAGTGGCCAAGGAGATCATCGACCTGTACCTAACGCCCATCGTGATGGGGCAGGACCCCTTCGACAACGAATACCTCTGGCAGAAGATGTACCGTCGCACCCACGCCTGGGGCCGCAAGGGCATCGGCATGGCCGCCATTTCCGCCGTCGACCTGGCGCTCTGGGACTTGATGGGCAAGGCCGTCAACAAGCCGGTGTTCAAGCTGCTGGGCGGCCGCACCAAGGAGAAGATTCCCTGCTACGCCTCCAAGCTCTACGCCAACGACAACCTGGATCTGTTCCTGGAGGAAGCCCAGGGCTATCTCAGTCAGGGCTTCGACGCCCTCAAGATGAGATTTGGCTACGGTCCCAAGGATGGCCCTGCCGGCATGCGGCGCAACATCGAGCAGGTGCGTGCCCTGCGCGAACTGGCTGGTCCCGACGTCGACATTATGCTGGAGTGTTACATGGGCTGGACGCTGGAATACGCCCGCCGCATGCTGCCCAAGCTGGTGGAATTCGAACCGCGCTGGCTGGAAGAGCCGGTCATCGCCGATGACATCGAAGGCTATGTCGAACTCAAGAAGATGGGCCTCATGCCCATCTCCGGCGGCGAGCACGAATTCACCTCCTACGGCTTCAAGGACCTGCTCGAACGTCGTGCCGTGGACGTCATCCAGTACGACACCAACCGCGTTGGCGGCATTACCGCCGCCCGCAAGATCAACGCCCTGGCCGAAGCCTGGTCGGTCCCGGTCATTCCTCACGCCGGCCAGATGCACAACTACCACCTGACCATGGCCAGTACCGCCTCGCCCATGGCCGAATTCTTCCCGGTCTTCGACGTGGAAGTGGGCAACGAGCTCTTCTACTACGTGTTCAAGGGCGAACCTCAGCCGGTCGGCGGCTACCTGCAGCTCGACGACGACAAACCCGGCTTGGGCCTCGAGTTGTCGGAGGAACATCTCAAGGACTTCGATGTGATCGAATAAGGTCTGGGCACGCAGCCGCCTCGGGGAAGGCGGCTGTCGTCTGGCAGGCTAGACCCCAGCCTGCTGGTGCCGCCATTCCTGGCTCCGGCCACCATAGCCATAAGCTGTCGCTCGGGCGTCGATTAGATGCACATAGCAGAGGTCATGCAAGTCGGGCCTCAACTTTGCCATGGCCGACTGTACCTCGCGCAGGAAGCGCGCCTTTTCGCCTTTGGTATTGGTCTCGTCGGTGATGCTGATGTCGAGATGGAAGGCACTGCCGCCGAGCGTTGCCAGCGACTGTCCGCCAAGAAACCAATCCGTATCTGGAACGTAATGAACAGTGGTTGCCATGACGTCGGGGCGCTTGCCTAGGTAGTCCGCAACAAGACCATTTATAAGCAGCACCGCACGTTGGGCGGCATCTTCGTCACGGTCGCCAGACAGATGAAGCGTGATATGGGGCATTGAGTATCTCCTCGAGTTGAGGGTTCTACTCTGAACATTATGCTTGCAGCGGAAAAGCGGGAAGGTAAAGTGTTATCCATCGGCTTTAGGAATGGATAACCATGCAGGGTTTCGATCTAGAACATCTTCGTACCCTGGTCATGGCAGCTGATGCCGGTAGCCTTTCCGCAGCCGTACCCTTGCGCTGTCTCTCGCAGTCGGCGCTGAGTGAGCAGTTGCGCAAGCTGGAAGAGCGCGCTGGTCAGTCTTTGCTGATTCGTAGCAAAAGTGGAGTAAGGCCTACCGCCGCAGGCGAACGTCTGCTGGCTCATGCCAGGCCTCTATTAGCGCTAGCCGATGCGGCATGGCGCGATCTCCACGAGACTCCTCTTGAAGGCGAAGCTTGCCTGGGGGTGACGGACTATTTCCGTCCGGCCGAACTCACGCGCCTGCTGGCTCGCCTCCATCAGCAACTGCCTCGCCTGCGCTTACGTACGCGGATAGGCAGGAGTGACGAGCTTGAAGCTGCACACCGCGATGGTGAGCTGGATCTGGCTATCGTGATGAGCCTCAAGGCCAAGCAAAAGGCTGCTGCGGCCGGGGTGAGGGTCAGTCTTTTGCATCAGGAAGCACTGGTTTGGGTGACTTCCTTGGGCAAGGAGCTGATAGAAAAAGGGCGGCCGCTACCCCTGGCACTATTGCCGGAAGGTTGCTCCCTGCATCGATTGGCGTGTAGCCGCCTTGAGGCCGAAGGAATTCCCTATACGGTCAGTCATATCGCTTCAGGGGTTACAGGTCTGCAGGCCGCCCTACACGCAGGGCTTGGTATCGCTTGCCTGAACACGTCAGCCGTCGTAGGGCAGGGCCTGCATTTGCTGGAAAAGGGCGTTATGCCTGAGCTGCCTACCGCTCAGTTCCTCATGCTGCAGTCGCGGCAGGAAACCGACGATTCGCCCCGGTCGCGACGACTGCAAGTCTTGGGCGACACTATCGCCTCAAGCATGCTTGGCTAAAGATAGAGATTCGTCGACTTGTGGTCACTAGCGATCAACACGTTCAGATCACGGGTACTATCTTGGCGGCAGACAAAAGTGTCTGCCGCGACATCTGGCTCAGCCTGCCAAGATGGCTGCTGCGCCCCGTGGCTGTCGGGTGTACCACAGTACGCGACTGACACCGCGAGTCACCGCCACATAGCTCAGGCGCAGCGCCTCATCGGTCATGGCTTCGTCATAGCTCTGCTGGAAATGCCCGCTGGCGGCGTAGAGCGCGTTGCGCAACGGATGGGGCTGCTGGGGCTGGCCATCATCCAGGACGATAGCCACCTCAGCCTGCAAGCCCTTGGCCCTATGAATGGTGCAAGTCCGCACGCCGGGCTGGCGACCCAGTTGCTCATTGATGGCTTTCAAGGGTGCGTTCAGTCGGCTCATCACCATGACTGCACAGCGCTCTGGCCGCTCACGTTCCGCTGCATAGCCCCGCTGCGCGTTGATCTCCTCGAGCAGGGAGGTCAATTGGCGACCGATATCGAATTGCCCAACGACCTTCACCCCGTGGCCCTGGTCATCCGCGGCACGGAAAGCCTGGGTGCTTTTGGGTTGCTTGTGCCTTACCCGTGTCAGGATGCGCTCGCCGTCCGCCACGATGGCAGGTGAGGACCGGTAGTTGGTCCCCAGCATCAGGGTCTGACTGGGTGTCTGGCCAGGGAACCAGCGGTCGAAATGGATGAAAAGCTCCGGTGAGCTGCCGCGCCAGCCATAGATGGATTGCCAATCGTCGCCAATGGCCATCAGCGACGGTGCGGTTTTCTCCTCGGCAAGCCGGTGTTGCACTTGCTGCAGCCAGAGGGCGATCTGTGGCGAGATATCCTGGAATTCGTCGATCAGCAGATGGGTGAAGGGGTTCAGGCGTGCGATCAGCGCGCGGCTGGGCTTCTTTTGCAGGCGATCCGTCAGCACGGCAAAGGCCGTATTGAAGGTCATCAGCCGCTGATCCTTCAGCAGCTTGCCAAAATGTCGCCAGAATTGCTGCATGGCCTCCAGAAAGATCCGGTCCCGCGTCGAGCATTCAAGTTGGCTGCTCTTTATCGAGCCGACACGCAATCCCAGGGTCTCGGCGAACGAGGCTTGTCCATAGAAGAGGTCGGGTAGCGGTTGTGGTTGGCGTTCACCGTTGAGTACGAAGGGTTGCAAAGGCGCCGCGCTGGGAGGCGCTTCCTCATTGGGTGCTGCCAATTCCAGCAATAGATGAATGCGGCGACGAAATCCGGCGTCTTCTCGATAACAGGTCTCGTAGGCCTGCAGCAGCAGTTGCCGTTGACTGTCGTTCAGGGTTGCGCCTGCCAGCAACCCGTTATCCGGCTCTTCGTCACCTTTCGAGTTGGCCGATAGCTGCTCAAACCACTGCGTCGCTCTGAGCTCGGCGCGGGCCAGTTGCGCCAGGGCGGAGTGAAAGGTTCGCACCAGTTCGCGTGCTGCGTCGTCATCCAGTGGGATGTCCCAGAAGGCCAGGACGCGCCTCAGTTGCGCTCGCAATTCATCGCAAGACGCCTTGGTAAAGGAAATGACGGTCAGCTGCTCCCGTGGGATGTCCAGATGACAAAGCATGAACACGACCCGCAGGACTAGTGTCGTGGTCTTGCCCGAGCCCGCTCCGGCAAAGATTCGCGTCGCGGGAGCGCGAGCAAGGATCATCTTCCATTGCTCCGGCGAAGGTGGCTGGACGATGCCCTGTGCCACTGCCTGCTCGACGCGGGTCTTCATCCGCTGCTCATGCGAACGCTTCACCGAGAACGCCGGGCCATAGATAGCGGCAGGGGAGGGGATGGGTGGGCTAGGTGGAGTGACAACTTTCTCGCTACGAGTTGCCGCGGCCGGCTCCTTAGCCACCCTTTGCACCTTCCGGGTTTTCACCGGCGATGCATTTTTCCGGGCGCTTGGCGGCGGCTCTCCTTTAAGAAAGAGAGTCGTGCGGGGAAACCAGTCACCCAGGGTTTTCCTTAGCTGTTGTCGGTAGCGGTCCAGGATGGAAGTCATGTAGTCCTCGAAACATCGTCTCCCGTCATCTTACCCTGCACAGGTGACAGCTCGGCCTCAGGCCACCTTCCTGGCCTCTATTGCATGTTTTCTGAAATTAGCTGTTGACGCCCTCTGAAACTCGCCTATAATGCGCCCCACTTCCGGCGCAGATGCTGAAGCGGCTTGAAAATCAAGCACTTAGGTCTGAGTCGGGCGAGGGGTCCACGGATTGTTCGCCATTTGGTTCTCGCCTTCGGGTGATGACGAAATGAAGCGGAGGGGTTGACAGCGTCTCAGGATGCTGTAGGATTCGCCTCCCGCTGCCGAGATTGGTTAGACCGGTCAGGCAAGCGCAAGTGGTTGAGTTGAAACGAAAAAGTTCAAATCAACGCTTGACAGGATGTGAGGACAGCGTAGAATGCGCGCCTCGGTTAGCGACACGGTCGCAGCCACTGCTCTTTAACAAGTTGAATCAAGCAATTCGTGTGGGTGCTTGTGAGATAAGTCTGATGTCGCAAGATTATCAGCAACACAAGTAACTCGTGAATTCATGAGTTTTTTGCGATTGCTGAGCCAAGTTTAGGGTTTTCTCAAAACCCGATCAGTCTACTTAACTGAAGAGTTTGATCATGGCTCAGATTGAACGCTGGCGGCAGGCCTAACACATGCAAGTCGAGCGGATGAAGAGAGCTTGCTCTCTGATTCAGCGGCGGACGGGTGAGTAATGCCTAGGAATCTGCCTAGTAGTGGGGGACAACGTTTCGAAAGGAACGCTAATACCGCATACGTCCTACGGGAGAAAGTGGGGGATCTTCGGACCTCACGCTATTAGATGAGCCTAGGTCGGATTAGCTAGTTGGTAGGGTAACGGCCTACCAAGGCGACGATCCGTAACTGGTCTGAGAGGATGATCAGTCACACTGGAACTGAGACACGGTCCAGACTCCTACGGGAGGCAGCAGTGGGGAATATTGGACAATGGGCGAAAGCCTGATCCAGCCATGCCGCGTGTGTGAAGAAGGCCCTCGGGTCGTAAAGCACTTTAAGTTGGGAGGAAGGGCTCATAGCGAATACCTGTGAGTTTTGACGTTACCAACAGAATAAGCACCGGCTAACTTCGTGCCAGCAGCCGCGGTAATACGAAGGGTGCAAGCGTTAATCGGAATTACTGGGCGTAAAGCGCGCGTAGGTGGCTTGATAAGTTGGATGTGAAATCCCCGGGCTCAACCTGGGAACTGCATCCAAAACTGTCTGGCTAGAGTGTGGTAGAGGGTAGTGGAATTTCCAGTGTAGCGGTGAAATGCGTAGATATTGGAAGGAACACCAGTGGCGAAGGCGACTACCTGGACTAACACTGACACTGAGGTGCGAAAGCGTGGGGAGCAAACAGGATTAGATACCCTGGTAGTCCACGCCGTAAACGATGTCAACTAGCCGTTGGGATCCTTGAGATCTTAGTGGCGCAGCTAACGCATTAAGTTGACCGCCTGGGGAGTACGGCCGCAAGGTTAAAACTCAAATGAATTGACGGGGGCCCGCACAAGCGGTGGAGCATGTGGTTTAATTCGAAGCAACGCGAAGAACCTTACCTGGCCTTGACATGCTGAGAACTTTCCAGAGATGGATTGGTGCCTTCGGGAACTCAGACACAGGTGCTGCATGGCTGTCGTCAGCTCGTGTCGTGAGATGTTGGGTTAAGTCCCGTAACGAGCGCAACCCTTGTCCTTAGTTACCAGCACGTTATGGTGGGCACTCTAAGGAGACTGCCGGTGACAAACCGGAGGAAGGTGGGGATGACGTCAAGTCATCATGGCCCTTACGGCCAGGGCTACACACGTGCTACAATGGTCGGTACAAAGGGTTGCCAAGCCGCGAGGTGGAGCTAATCCCATAAAACCGATCGTAGTCCGGATCGCAGTCTGCAACTCGACTGCGTGAAGTCGGAATCGCTAGTAATCGTGAATCAGAACGTCACGGTGAATACGTTCCCGGGCCTTGTACACACCGCCCGTCACACCATGGGAGTGGGTTGCTCCAGAAGTAGCTAGTCTAACCTTCGGGAGGACGGTTACCACGGAGTGATTCATGACTGGGGTGAAGTCGTAACAAGGTAGCCGTAGGGGAACCTGCGGCTGGATCACCTCCTTAATCGAAGATGTCAGCTTGCTGGCAAGCACCCACACGAATTGCTTGATTCACTGATAGAAGAGCAATTGAGTTAGTTAGACTCAAGGTAAGACGATTGGGTCTGTAGCTCAGTTGGTTAGAGCGCACCCCTGATAAGGGTGAGGTCGGCAGTTCGAATCTGCCCAGACCCACCAATCGATGGGGCCATAGCTCAGCTGGGAGAGCGCCTGCCTTGCACGCAGGAGGTCAGGAGTTCGATCCTCCTTGGCTCCACCATCTCCACCTAACCGCTAACGCAATTGCTTGAAAAGCTCAGACATGAGCGTTTGATGCACCATCCGGTGTAGCCCAAACTCTGATGTCTGGTCTTTGATCAGAACTGTTCTTTAAAAAATTGGGAAAGTGATAGAAGTAGACTGCATTAACTGTTTTCACTGGCAGTTAGTGTCGTCAAGGTAAAATCTTGCGAACTCAAGCGCAAGTTTTCGGCGAAATGTCGTCTTCACTCATCTAACGCCCTGCAGATCGGTAGCGTCCTTGTGACGCCGGCGAGATTGCTTGGGGTTATATGGTCAAGTGAAGAAGCGCATACGGTGGATGCCTTGGCAGTCAGAGGCGATGAAAGACGTGATAGCCTGCGATAAGCTTCGGTGAGGTGGCAAATGACCTGTGACCCGGAGATCTCTGAATGGGGAAACCCACCTAGCATAAGCTAGGTATCTTAACCTGAATCCATAGGGTTAAGAGGCGAACCAGGGGAACTGAAACATCTAAGTACCCTGAGGAAAAGAAATCAACCGAGATTCCCTTAGTAGTGGCGAGCGAACGGGGACCAGCCCTTAAGTTGATTTGAGAGTAGCGGAACGCTCTGGAAAGTGCGGCCATAGTGGGTGATAGCCCTGTACGCGAAACGCTCTTATCAATGAAATCGAGTAGGACGGGGCACGAGAAACCCTGTCTGAATATGGGGGGACCATCCTCCAAGGCTAAATACTCCTGACTGACCGATAGTGAACCAGTACCGTGAGGGAAAGGCGAAAAGAACCCCGGAGAGGGGAGTGAAATAGAACCTGAAACCGTATGCGTACAAGCAGTGGGAGCCCACTTTGTTGGGTGACTGCGTACCTTTTGTATAATGGGTCAGCGACTTATTTTCAGTGGCGAGCTTAACCGAATAGGGGAGGCGTAGCGAAAGCGAGTCTTAATAGGGCGTCTAGTCGCTGGGAATAGACCCGAAACCGGGCGATCTATCCATGAGCAGGTTGAAGGTTAGGTAACACTGACTGGAGGACCGAACCCACTTCCGTTGAAAAGGCAGGGGATGACTTGTGGATCGGAGTGAAAGGCTAATCAAGCTCGGAGATAGCTGGTTCTCCTCGAAAGCTATTTAGGTAGCGCCTCATGTATCACTCTGGGGGGTAGAGCACTGTTTCGGCTAGGGGGTCATCCCGACTTACCAAACCGATGCAAACTCCGAATACCCAGAAGTGCCGAGCATGGGAGACACACGGCGGGTGCTAACGTCCGTCGTGAAAAGGGAAACAACCCAGACCGTCAGCTAAGGTCCCAAAGTCCTGGTTAAGTGGTAAACGATGTGGGAAGGCTTAGACAGCTAGGAGGTTGGCTTAGAAGCAGCCACCCTTTAAAGAAAGCGTAATAGCTCACTAGTCGAGTCGGCCTGCGCGGAAGATGTAACGGGGCTCAAACCAGGCACCGAAGCTACGGGTATCACCTTTGGTGATGCGGTAGAGGAGCGTTCTGTAAGCCTGTGAAGGTGAGTTGAGAAGCTTGCTGGAGGTATCAGAAGTGCGAATGCTGACATGAGTAACGACAATGCGAGTGAAAAACTCGCACGCCGAAAGACCAAGGGTTCCTGCGCAACGTTAATCGACGCAGGGTGAGTCGGTCCCTAAGGCGAGGCTGAAAGGCGTAGTCGATGGGAAACGGGTTAATATTCCCGTACTTCTAGTTACTGCGATGGGGGGACGGAGAAGGCTAGGCCAGCTTGGCGATGGTTGTCCAAGTTTAAGGTGGTAGGCTGACTGTTTAGGTAAATCCGGACAGTTAAGGCCGAGAACTGATGACGATCCTTCTTTTAGAAGGAGAAGTGGTTGATGCCATGCTTCCAGGAAAAGCCTCTAAGCTTCAGGTAACTAGGAACCGTACCCCAAACCGACACAGGTGGTCGGGTAGAGAATACCAAGGCGCTTGAGAGAACTCGGGTGAAGGAACTAGGCAAAATGGCACCGTAACTTCGGGAGAAGGTGCGCCGGTGAGGGTGAAGGGTTTACCCCGTAAGCTCATGCCGGTCGAAGATACCAGGCCGCTGCGACTGTTTATTAAAAACACAGCACTCTGCAAACACGAAAGTGGACGTATAGGGTGTGACGCCTGCCCGGTGCCGGAAGGTTAATTGATGGGGTTAGCGCAAGCGAAGCTCTTGATCGAAGCCCCGGTAAACGGCGGCCGTAACTATAACGGTCCTAAGGTAGCGAAATTCCTTGTCGGGTAAGTTCCGACCTGCACGAATGGCGTAACGATGGCGGCGCTGTCTCCACCCGAGACTCAGTGAAATTGAAATCGCTGTGAAGATGCAGTGTATCCGCGGCTAGACGGAAAGACCCCGTGAACCTTTACTGTAGCTTTGCACTGGACTTTGAGCTTGCTTGTGTAGGATAGGTGGGAGGCTTTGAAGCGTGGACGCCAGTCTGCGTGGAGCCATCCTTGAAATACCACCCTGGCAACCTTGAGGTTCTAACTCTGGTCCGTTATCCGGATCGAGGACAGTGTATGGTGGGCAGTTTGACTGGGGCGGTCTCCTCCTAAAGAGTAACGGAGGAGTACGAAGGTGCGCTCAGACCGGTCGGAAATCGGTCGTAGAGTATAAAGGCAAAAGCGCGCTTGACTGCGAGACAGACACGTCGAGCAGGTACGAAAGTAGGTCTTAGTGATCCGGTGGTTCTGTATGGAAGGGCCATCGCTCAACGGATAAAAGGTACTCCGGGGATAACAGGCTGATACCGCCCAAGAGTTCATATCGACGGCGGTGTTTGGCACCTCGATGTCGGCTCATCACATCCTGGGGCTGAAGCCGGTCCCAAGGGTATGGCTGTTCGCCATTTAAAGTGGTACGCGAGCTGGGTTTAGAACGTCGTGAGACAGTTCGGTCCCTATCTGCCGTGGACGTTTGAGATTTGAGAGGGGCTGCTCCTAGTACGAGAGGACCGGAGTGGACGAACCTCTGGTGTTCCGGTTGTCACGCCAGTGGCATCGCCGGGTAGCTATGTTCGGAAGAGATAACCGCTGAAAGCATCTAAGCGGGAAACTTGCCTCAAGATGAGATCTCACTGGAGCCTTGAGCTTCCTAAAGGGCCGTCGAAGACTACGACGTTGATAGGTCGGGTGTGTAAGCGCTGTGAGGCGTTGAGCTAACCGATACTAATTGCCCGTGAGGCTTGACCATATAACACCCAAACAATCTGACCGCAGGTCAGAGCGTGAGGAAGACGACGCCGAAAACAGGCGCGTGGGTTCGCAAGACCCAAGACGAATTGTCTACTTCAATCACAGACCCAATTGGGCCAGCCAGGCAGTCTTATCGCCTGGCCAGCCAACCGAATTGCTTGACGAACATAGAGCATTGGAACCACCTGATCCCTTCCCGAACTCAGAAGTGAAACGATGCATCGCCGATGGTAGTGTGGGGTTTCCCCATGTGAGAGTAGGTCATCGTCAAGCGCCTAACACCCAGCACCCCCGCTCAGTTCATTCTGGCGGGGGTGTTGTCTTTGGGGCGGGAAAAGTTTTGGCGGGAGTGCCAAGGGGCATGAGCGGAGGGGCCTGCAGGCGGAAGCTGGAAGGCCGGTAAGCCATGCGGTTGAGGCTGCCCTCACCCTAACCCTCTCCCAGGGGGAGAGGGGGCTAGAGCGGTGTTGCGGAGGACTGGAAGTATGGCTTGCCACAAGGATGCTGCTGGAAGCCAAAAGCGCATAAGCCCCAGACGACAGCCCGGCTGCGCCGGACTATCGCGGCCATGGGCCGCTCCTACACCAGCTTCAGTGCAGGAGCGGCCCATGGCCGCTATTAGGCAATCATTGCGATGGATA includes these proteins:
- a CDS encoding UvrD-helicase domain-containing protein, with the protein product MTSILDRYRQQLRKTLGDWFPRTTLFLKGEPPPSARKNASPVKTRKVQRVAKEPAAATRSEKVVTPPSPPIPSPAAIYGPAFSVKRSHEQRMKTRVEQAVAQGIVQPPSPEQWKMILARAPATRIFAGAGSGKTTTLVLRVVFMLCHLDIPREQLTVISFTKASCDELRAQLRRVLAFWDIPLDDDAARELVRTFHSALAQLARAELRATQWFEQLSANSKGDEEPDNGLLAGATLNDSQRQLLLQAYETCYREDAGFRRRIHLLLELAAPNEEAPPSAAPLQPFVLNGERQPQPLPDLFYGQASFAETLGLRVGSIKSSQLECSTRDRIFLEAMQQFWRHFGKLLKDQRLMTFNTAFAVLTDRLQKKPSRALIARLNPFTHLLIDEFQDISPQIALWLQQVQHRLAEEKTAPSLMAIGDDWQSIYGWRGSSPELFIHFDRWFPGQTPSQTLMLGTNYRSSPAIVADGERILTRVRHKQPKSTQAFRAADDQGHGVKVVGQFDIGRQLTSLLEEINAQRGYAAERERPERCAVMVMSRLNAPLKAINEQLGRQPGVRTCTIHRAKGLQAEVAIVLDDGQPQQPHPLRNALYAASGHFQQSYDEAMTDEALRLSYVAVTRGVSRVLWYTRQPRGAAAILAG